In Amphiura filiformis chromosome 2, Afil_fr2py, whole genome shotgun sequence, one DNA window encodes the following:
- the LOC140138162 gene encoding LOW QUALITY PROTEIN: uncharacterized protein (The sequence of the model RefSeq protein was modified relative to this genomic sequence to represent the inferred CDS: inserted 1 base in 1 codon; deleted 1 base in 1 codon): MAAQAVPYLIDANRRNGKLLVLNNDRFERNKTDHQHNRIYWRCCITTCRTSVITNVVDVNANPPQAIMILRGMPVHTHPPQDEAITRQYFINSVLTEIMRDPSQPIKRAYDNVVAAWPNQDIPPFNALRSQLHRCRAAQCPPIPRRVADVQIAGTWAESWNGTQRLQRLNNRRGIALFASHRELAALQQCETLFFDGTFRSTPAPYAQIVTIHGFYEDRVIPLGMALLSDKTRASYEYMLQSLKIVVRRQTGQRLTPMKVITDFEVALTQAVAAEFPTSRHQGCYFHFCIALWAHIQALGLQQAYHNDRALKRCVRKVLSLGYLPLNLVQQSNHRQSISTQRLIRRYPPLQQFLLYVNTTYIVSNVFPPRMWNVFGRTMTTRTNNHVESFHARWNMLIGRRHPSIWTCIRKMKDEGRRSELSIRAAXEGDDPPRRRRKWRRLEARIRRLKGDYRQGRRNIDEYWRAVSYLTGPGTYM; encoded by the exons atggCCGCTCAGGCGGTACCATATTTGATAGATGCCAATAGGCGAAATGGCAAACTTCTTGTCCTTAACAATGACAGATTTGAACGAAATAAAACTGATCACCAACATAACCGCATCTATTGGAGATGCTGCATCACAACATGCAGGACTTCAGTGATTACAAACGTGGTGGATGTCAATGCCAATCCACCACAAGCAATTATGATATTACGCGGCATGCCCGTACATACGCACCCACCCCAGGATGAAGCCATTACAAGGCAGTACTTCATTAACAGTGTGCTTACAGAAATAATGAGGGACCCATCACAGCCCATTAAAAGGGCCTATGACAATGTTGTTGCAGCATGGCCAAATCAAGACATTCCGCCCTTCAATGCACTTCGTTCGCAGCTACACAGATGCAGGGCAGCACAATGCCCCCCTATCCCAAGAAGGGTTGCAGATGTGCAAATCGCCGGGACATGGGCAGAGTCATGGAATGGAACGCAGCGTTTGCAGCGACTGAATAACCGGCGGGGAATTGCGCTGTTCGCATCACATAGAGAACTAGCAGCACTACAGCAGTGCGAAACGTTGTTTTTCGACGGTACTTTCAGATCTACCCCGGCACCATATGCCCAAATCGTGACAATACACGGCTTTTACGAAGACAGGGTCATCCCACTGGGGATGGCTCTGCTATCCGACAAGACGAGAGCATCATATGAGTACATGCTACAGTCCCTCAAGATTGTGGTAAGAAGACAGACAGGACAACGCCTCACGCCGATGAAAGTCATCACAGACTTCGAGGTTGCCCTCACACAGGCGGTTGCGGCAGAGTTTCCAACCTCAAGACATCAAGgatgttattttcatttttgtatA GCGCTGTGGGCACACATACAGGCGCTGGGTCTACAGCAAGCTTACCACAATGACCGAGCTCTTAAAAGGTGCGTGAGGAAGGTCCTAAGCCTGGGATATCTGCCACTCAATCTGGTTCAGCAATC GAACCATCGCCAGAGCATTTCGACCCAACGTCTCATTCGCCGCTACCCACCATTGCAACAATTCCTTCTTTATGTCAACACAACATACATAGTATCGAATGTGTTTCCTCCAAGAATGTGGAATGTATTCGGCCGTACAATGACGACTCGGACCAACAATCATGTGGAGT CCTTTCACGCAAGGTGGAACATGTTGATCGGAAGACGTCATCCATCCATTTGGACATGCATCAGGAAAATGAAGGACGAGGGTCGCAGGTCTGAATTGTCTATTAGAGCGG GAGAGGGAGATGACCCACCCAGAAGACGACGAAAGTGGAGAAGATTGGAAGCTAGAATTAGAAGACTGAAAGGAGACTACCGACAGGGGCGGAGGAATATTGACGAGTATTGGAGAGCAGTATCGTACCTGACAGGACCTGGAACATATATGTAA